Proteins from a single region of Gordonia hongkongensis:
- a CDS encoding tyrosine-type recombinase/integrase yields MSYARPSRRQLTSTVALEYAPTIDAREAAVGIRPGQPFLLPPIGRPDIDVSLFFASDTFKRLAADSQVSYAMDLKVFLSFLAVQEVDWRDATRDDLVDFEFWRRRDDRNPRRVSAAKFSRELAAISKFYSWQQYRGTVSRSPVVMVDQRKHSGPPSLRPELLPKSVRSTRVKWLTPRAYIRWRDIGLGGYLPDGTRDERWRGRNDGRNLALAEALWSSGLRLREGGSLVLDELPSFTSELQYVRGRVGESVAKGGRGRDFWISGRTLKLIDNYRESTRREAVHRAQREGRYTAITTKKVVDRVDNRRIVHYRDGDGRPGTVPLDNLDWKDRLDFFVGGESGLEPWMLWLSEAGLPLPYRTWEAVFSTANARCHGLGVDIRCHPHMLRHSFALRMLVSLIYAHDRRMGITAEERREFRHLFGDPWVLVQTMLGHANLATTRNCYLEPVSGLQVELFLNSDPADGSLIDDLVSRVAQLSPRIQDGEGQR; encoded by the coding sequence ATGTCCTATGCGCGGCCTAGCCGCCGGCAACTGACCTCCACGGTGGCGCTCGAGTACGCGCCAACGATCGATGCGCGAGAAGCTGCTGTCGGTATCCGGCCGGGGCAACCGTTCCTGCTGCCGCCTATCGGCCGACCGGACATCGACGTCTCGCTGTTCTTCGCTTCCGACACGTTCAAGCGCCTGGCCGCCGACTCCCAGGTCTCGTATGCGATGGACCTCAAGGTGTTCCTGTCGTTCCTCGCCGTCCAAGAAGTGGATTGGCGGGATGCCACCCGCGATGACCTCGTCGACTTCGAGTTCTGGCGCCGGCGCGACGACCGCAACCCCCGGCGGGTGAGCGCGGCCAAGTTCTCGCGGGAGCTCGCTGCAATCTCCAAGTTCTACAGCTGGCAGCAGTACCGGGGCACAGTGAGTCGATCGCCTGTGGTGATGGTCGACCAGCGAAAGCATTCGGGGCCGCCGAGCCTGCGTCCAGAGCTGCTGCCGAAAAGCGTGCGTTCGACCCGGGTGAAATGGTTGACCCCACGCGCATACATTCGGTGGCGCGACATCGGACTCGGCGGGTACCTCCCGGACGGCACGCGAGACGAGAGATGGCGCGGCCGCAACGACGGCCGAAACCTCGCCCTCGCAGAAGCCCTGTGGTCCAGTGGATTACGACTCCGCGAAGGCGGATCCCTGGTCCTCGACGAACTCCCATCATTCACCTCGGAACTGCAGTACGTCAGAGGCCGTGTCGGCGAATCGGTGGCCAAGGGCGGCCGAGGACGGGACTTCTGGATCTCGGGCCGCACCCTGAAACTGATCGACAACTACCGCGAGTCGACCCGACGCGAGGCCGTCCACCGTGCCCAGCGCGAAGGCCGCTACACGGCGATCACCACGAAAAAGGTGGTGGACCGGGTCGACAACCGCCGGATCGTCCACTACCGAGATGGTGACGGCCGGCCGGGCACCGTGCCGCTGGACAACCTCGACTGGAAGGACCGGCTCGACTTCTTCGTCGGGGGTGAGAGCGGCCTCGAGCCGTGGATGCTGTGGCTGTCGGAAGCCGGGCTGCCTCTGCCGTACCGCACCTGGGAGGCCGTGTTCTCCACGGCCAACGCACGCTGCCACGGACTCGGAGTCGACATCCGGTGCCACCCGCACATGCTGCGGCACTCGTTTGCGCTGCGAATGCTGGTGTCGTTGATCTACGCCCACGACAGGCGGATGGGGATCACCGCGGAGGAACGCCGCGAGTTCCGGCATCTGTTCGGTGATCCGTGGGTGCTCGTCCAAACGATGCTCGGACACGCGAATCTGGCGACGACCCGGAACTGTTATCTCGAGCCGGTATCCGGGCTGCAGGTCGAGTTGTTCCTCAACTCCGATCCGGCCGACGGGTCGCTGATCGACGACCTCGTCTCCCGGGTCGCCCAACTCTCGCCCCGAATCCAGGACGGCGAGGGGCAGCGATGA
- a CDS encoding DUF3093 domain-containing protein gives MTDDDPAGSGSDPVEPAGEVLFAESGGSWWVILIGPILVGAVLVMEIAGPGQVHWPVLAIFFVLLLGFSLVQVSAARRHVSVELTETTLRQGTVTTPLADIETILPPNHSHTPEDWESAPALGELHGVPRRRRGIGVQLTSGKLAQAWARDVERLRSELTQAHEAVRLGLPPKGTPTSRDPGDQDSTE, from the coding sequence ATGACGGACGACGATCCGGCCGGTTCCGGCTCCGATCCCGTCGAGCCGGCGGGGGAGGTGCTGTTCGCCGAGTCCGGCGGCAGCTGGTGGGTGATCCTGATCGGCCCGATCCTCGTGGGCGCGGTCCTCGTGATGGAGATTGCGGGACCCGGTCAGGTGCACTGGCCGGTGCTGGCGATCTTCTTCGTGCTGCTGCTCGGGTTCTCGCTCGTGCAGGTGTCCGCGGCCCGCCGGCATGTCAGCGTCGAACTGACCGAGACCACCCTCCGGCAGGGCACCGTCACGACGCCGCTCGCCGACATCGAGACGATCCTCCCGCCCAATCACAGCCACACACCGGAGGACTGGGAGAGTGCGCCCGCGCTGGGCGAACTCCACGGTGTACCCCGGCGCCGCCGCGGGATCGGGGTGCAGCTGACCTCCGGGAAACTCGCCCAGGCCTGGGCCCGCGACGTCGAGCGGTTGCGCAGCGAACTCACGCAGGCGCACGAGGCCGTCCGGCTCGGGCTGCCGCCCAAGGGAACTCCGACATCGCGGGACCCGGGGGATCAGGACTCGACGGAGTGA
- a CDS encoding helix-turn-helix domain-containing protein — protein sequence MTEPWLSADDIAAHLGVTKDTVYSWIAEKAMPAHKIGRLWKFQVSEVDSWVRGGGAAAIPDTAEG from the coding sequence GTGACGGAGCCGTGGCTGTCCGCTGATGACATCGCTGCCCATCTCGGCGTCACCAAGGACACCGTGTACAGCTGGATCGCCGAGAAGGCCATGCCTGCCCACAAGATCGGCCGCCTGTGGAAGTTCCAGGTCAGCGAGGTCGATTCTTGGGTGCGGGGCGGCGGGGCCGCCGCGATCCCTGATACGGCGGAGGGCTGA
- a CDS encoding acyl-CoA dehydrogenase, with protein sequence MATPTAPTEKTPAEKSSTEKTPSTTSPTPIATEPTVDDPVAPTDVSADDELSADERALLVDNLRFVLDGRWRATRETVRENSNRADLLPDPSRTLDEARAHTLEVMRELASQGFAAAGFAEDHGGSGDIGASITAIEMLGYADLSLMVKAGVQWGLFGGAVENLGTARHHEKYVPGIIDLSVLGCFAMTETGHGSNVQAIETTATYDREAREFVINSPTPSSRKDYIGGAAAHARYAAVFAQLVTGGPDEEPEGRGVHCFVVPIRGEDGADLPGVTTSDCGYKGGLAGVDNGRIMFDNVRIPAENLLNRYADVAEDGSYSSPIENTNRRFFTMLGTLIRGRVSVAATAGAAGRKALALSTRYGLIRKQFEAPEGTDEITVMDYLGHQRKLLPLIAKSYAIGFAQNEIVDELHEVQSVAPDDSDAGRQRQLEGQAAGLKAYATWHASHAINVSREACGGAGYLDENQLSIMRGDIDVFTTFEGDNTIMTQLIAKELLSAYSEDVQGLSAGGWVRFIAGMARDVVAEKTAVRQVVQTLLDGSDEDTEKSALTDRSTQIRLFRNREDHLVRTCAQRLRRALDDDNDAFEVFNNAQDHLLKVGHAHIERVVLEAFVEAIDNCDSRSAAELLGKVCDLFVYSALKDDLSWFLMHRHISVERAKAIRRGVNELCQELRPHARSLVDAFGVPEELLRAPMLQNG encoded by the coding sequence ATGGCAACCCCCACCGCTCCCACCGAGAAGACCCCGGCTGAGAAGAGCTCGACGGAGAAGACCCCGTCGACGACGAGTCCGACACCCATCGCGACCGAACCGACCGTCGACGACCCGGTCGCCCCGACCGACGTCTCCGCCGACGACGAACTGTCCGCGGACGAGCGTGCCCTGCTCGTCGACAATCTGCGGTTCGTCCTCGACGGTCGCTGGCGCGCGACGAGGGAGACGGTGCGGGAGAACTCGAACCGCGCCGACCTCCTGCCCGACCCGTCCCGGACGCTCGACGAGGCGCGCGCCCACACCCTCGAGGTGATGCGCGAGCTCGCCTCGCAGGGTTTCGCGGCCGCCGGTTTCGCCGAGGACCACGGCGGCAGCGGCGACATCGGCGCGTCGATCACCGCCATCGAGATGCTCGGCTACGCGGACCTGTCCCTCATGGTCAAGGCGGGCGTGCAATGGGGTCTCTTCGGCGGCGCCGTCGAAAACCTCGGTACCGCACGGCATCACGAGAAGTACGTGCCCGGCATCATCGACCTGAGCGTCCTCGGGTGCTTCGCGATGACCGAGACCGGGCACGGTTCGAACGTGCAGGCCATCGAGACCACGGCGACCTACGACCGCGAGGCCCGCGAGTTCGTCATCAACTCCCCGACCCCGTCGTCCCGCAAGGACTACATCGGCGGCGCCGCCGCGCACGCCCGCTACGCCGCGGTGTTCGCTCAGCTCGTCACCGGCGGACCCGACGAGGAGCCCGAAGGCCGTGGCGTGCACTGTTTCGTGGTGCCGATCCGCGGCGAGGACGGCGCCGACCTGCCCGGCGTCACCACCAGCGACTGCGGGTACAAGGGCGGACTCGCCGGCGTCGACAACGGCCGGATCATGTTCGACAACGTGCGCATTCCCGCGGAGAACCTCCTCAACCGCTACGCCGACGTCGCCGAGGACGGCAGTTACAGCTCGCCGATCGAGAACACCAACCGCCGCTTCTTCACCATGCTCGGCACCCTCATCCGCGGCCGCGTCAGCGTGGCGGCGACCGCGGGTGCCGCCGGCCGCAAGGCGCTGGCACTGTCGACCCGCTACGGCCTGATCCGCAAGCAGTTCGAGGCGCCCGAGGGCACCGACGAGATCACCGTGATGGACTACCTCGGCCATCAGCGAAAGCTGTTGCCGCTCATCGCCAAGTCGTACGCGATCGGTTTCGCGCAGAACGAGATCGTCGACGAACTGCACGAGGTCCAGTCGGTCGCACCGGACGACTCCGATGCCGGACGCCAGCGCCAGCTCGAGGGGCAGGCCGCCGGCCTCAAGGCCTACGCGACCTGGCACGCCTCTCACGCCATCAACGTCAGCCGCGAAGCGTGCGGCGGCGCAGGCTATCTGGACGAGAACCAGCTGTCGATCATGCGCGGCGACATCGACGTGTTCACCACCTTCGAGGGCGACAACACGATCATGACGCAGCTGATCGCGAAGGAACTGCTGTCGGCGTACTCCGAAGACGTCCAGGGTCTGTCGGCGGGTGGCTGGGTGCGCTTCATCGCGGGCATGGCCCGCGACGTGGTGGCCGAGAAGACCGCGGTCCGCCAGGTCGTGCAGACCCTGCTGGATGGTTCCGACGAGGACACCGAGAAGTCGGCGCTCACCGATCGCAGCACCCAGATCCGGCTGTTCCGCAACCGGGAGGACCACCTCGTCCGCACGTGCGCGCAACGTCTGCGTCGGGCACTCGACGACGACAACGACGCCTTCGAGGTGTTCAACAATGCGCAGGACCACCTGCTGAAGGTCGGGCACGCGCACATCGAGCGCGTGGTGCTCGAGGCCTTCGTCGAGGCGATCGACAACTGCGATTCTCGTTCGGCTGCCGAGCTTCTGGGCAAGGTGTGCGACCTGTTCGTCTACTCGGCCCTGAAAGACGACCTGTCCTGGTTCCTGATGCACCGGCACATCTCGGTGGAGCGCGCCAAGGCGATCCGCCGCGGGGTGAACGAGTTGTGCCAGGAACTGCGGCCGCACGCCCGGTCGCTTGTCGACGCCTTCGGCGTCCCCGAGGAGCTGCTGCGCGCACCCATGCTGCAGAACGGCTGA
- a CDS encoding type I restriction-modification system subunit M, with product MSTTNANLIWSIAEKLRGPFQPNQYGDVILPFAILRRLDCILKPTKDEVLAEYKKLAKTKVDPDIVLKTKFKLPFYNTSRWDFRALTSDAEDVADNLLNYIARFSPNIRDVFDGFGMEDLIERLSKSDRLYLIVKEFAAVDLHPKAVSGYEMGLIFEELIRKFAESNNAAAGDHFTPREVIALMVDVLFATADDALTKPGTVRTIYDPAAGTGGMLSTAYDHLLQMNHKARPVLYGQEINSRSYAMCKSDMIIKGQDVDNIYLGDTLTDDNFRGRHFDYLLSNPPFRKMSACCGSVCCCGATRRDTRMADVLCAA from the coding sequence ATGAGCACGACCAACGCCAACCTCATCTGGAGCATCGCCGAGAAGCTGCGTGGACCGTTTCAGCCGAACCAGTACGGCGATGTCATCCTCCCGTTCGCCATCCTGCGACGTCTGGACTGCATCTTGAAGCCGACCAAGGACGAGGTTCTCGCCGAGTACAAGAAACTTGCGAAGACCAAGGTTGATCCCGACATCGTTCTGAAGACCAAGTTCAAGCTGCCGTTCTACAACACGTCGCGATGGGACTTCCGCGCTCTGACCTCGGACGCTGAGGACGTCGCCGACAACCTGCTCAATTACATCGCACGTTTCTCTCCGAACATCCGTGACGTGTTCGACGGGTTCGGCATGGAAGACCTCATCGAGCGACTCAGCAAGTCCGATCGGCTATACCTGATCGTCAAGGAGTTCGCAGCCGTCGACCTGCACCCCAAGGCAGTCAGTGGGTACGAGATGGGTCTGATCTTCGAAGAGCTCATCCGCAAGTTCGCCGAGTCCAACAATGCCGCCGCCGGTGACCACTTCACGCCGCGTGAGGTCATTGCCCTGATGGTCGACGTCCTGTTCGCGACCGCCGACGACGCGCTCACAAAGCCGGGGACCGTCCGGACGATCTACGATCCCGCAGCAGGTACCGGCGGCATGCTTTCCACCGCCTATGACCATCTGCTGCAGATGAACCACAAGGCCCGACCGGTGCTGTATGGGCAGGAGATCAACTCCCGCTCGTACGCCATGTGCAAGTCCGACATGATCATCAAAGGTCAGGACGTCGACAACATCTATCTCGGCGACACCCTCACCGACGACAACTTCCGCGGCCGCCACTTCGACTACCTGCTGTCCAACCCGCCGTTCCGTAAAATGTCGGCGTGTTGTGGCAGTGTGTGTTGCTGTGGAGCAACGCGCAGGGACACGCGGATGGCGGATGTCCTATGCGCGGCCTAG
- a CDS encoding manganese catalase family protein has product MFRHTDYMQFDVKPEKPDPIYARKLQELLGGAYGEMTVTMQYLMQGWNCRMKGKYKDMIMDIATEEIGHVEMIATMVARLLEGAPVTNSTENALGDPVVAAVLGGTDPTQAIFSGGGPRLADSNGVPWNSGYITHSGNLLADFHANVTAEAQGRVQTARLWHMTDDPGVKAMLRFNLARDTFHQNLWLKGIEELKEDGLEGTIAPDDLFDEEFSEHASTLWHLSDGEDSNKGGWASGPTPDGAHEFKFLADPQPLGDRQSGPPPDPKLYATYDGAMGTPQKPQFGTEKGVMGKIKDVVDPDPSG; this is encoded by the coding sequence ATGTTCCGCCACACCGATTACATGCAATTCGACGTCAAGCCCGAGAAGCCCGACCCCATCTACGCACGCAAGCTCCAGGAGCTGCTCGGCGGCGCCTACGGCGAGATGACGGTGACGATGCAGTACCTCATGCAGGGCTGGAACTGCCGCATGAAGGGCAAGTACAAGGACATGATCATGGACATCGCGACCGAGGAGATCGGTCACGTGGAGATGATCGCCACCATGGTCGCCCGTCTGCTCGAGGGCGCGCCGGTCACCAACTCGACCGAGAACGCCCTCGGCGACCCGGTCGTCGCCGCCGTCCTCGGCGGCACCGACCCCACCCAGGCCATCTTCTCCGGCGGCGGTCCCCGTCTCGCCGACAGCAACGGGGTGCCCTGGAACAGCGGATACATCACGCACAGCGGCAACCTGCTCGCCGACTTCCACGCCAACGTGACCGCCGAGGCGCAGGGGCGCGTACAGACGGCCCGCCTGTGGCACATGACCGACGACCCCGGGGTCAAGGCGATGCTGCGGTTCAACCTCGCCCGCGACACCTTCCACCAGAACCTCTGGCTGAAGGGCATCGAGGAGCTCAAGGAGGACGGCCTGGAGGGCACCATCGCACCCGACGACCTGTTCGACGAGGAGTTCAGCGAGCACGCGAGCACCCTCTGGCATCTGTCCGACGGCGAGGACTCCAACAAGGGTGGCTGGGCCAGCGGACCCACCCCCGACGGCGCGCACGAGTTCAAGTTCCTGGCCGATCCGCAGCCGCTGGGCGATCGGCAGTCGGGGCCGCCGCCGGACCCGAAGCTCTACGCGACCTACGACGGCGCGATGGGCACCCCGCAGAAGCCGCAGTTCGGCACCGAGAAGGGTGTCATGGGCAAGATCAAGGACGTCGTCGATCCGGACCCGTCCGGCTAG
- a CDS encoding uroporphyrinogen-III synthase, with amino-acid sequence MSRTKKANPGRILFVGSGPGDPDLLTVRARTVITNATTAYIDPDVPAPVVSLIGSAHRDEPAADTRRSTKKAEKPADDAASTPTDDPQADGDEAGTADAGQTDEESVVRPALGDPAEVAKTLVAAARNGDDVVRVVAGDPLTTDSVLAEVNAVARTTVTFEVLPGLPAASVVPSYAGMPLGSTHTEADVRGEVDWAALAAAPGPLVLHATSGHLAETASALTEHGMAPQTPAAITINGTTCAQRTIEATLATLNEQGNALTGPLIVTVGKVVGARGKLSWWESRALYGWTVLVPRTKDQAGDMSERLVSHGAMPKEVPTIAVEPPRSPAQMERAVKGLVDGRYQWVVFTSTNAVRAVWEKFAEFGLDARAFSGVKIACVGEATAEKVRSFGINPELVPSGEQSSLGLLEDFPPYDDVFDPVNRVLLPRADIATETLSEGLRDRGWEIDDVTAYRTVRAAPPPAETREMIKTGGFDAVCFTSSSTVRNLVGIAGKPHARTIVACIGPKTAETATEFGLRVDVQPENASVLELVDALAEHAARLRAEGALPPPRKKSRRSRS; translated from the coding sequence GACCCCGATGTGCCGGCGCCGGTGGTGTCGCTGATCGGCAGCGCGCATCGCGACGAACCCGCCGCCGACACTCGCCGATCCACCAAGAAGGCCGAGAAACCCGCTGACGACGCCGCGTCGACGCCGACCGACGACCCACAGGCCGACGGTGACGAGGCCGGCACGGCCGATGCCGGACAGACCGACGAGGAGTCGGTGGTCCGACCGGCGCTCGGCGACCCGGCCGAGGTCGCCAAGACCCTCGTGGCCGCGGCCCGCAACGGCGACGACGTGGTGCGCGTGGTCGCCGGCGATCCGCTGACCACCGATTCGGTCCTCGCCGAGGTCAACGCCGTCGCCCGCACGACCGTCACCTTCGAGGTGCTGCCGGGTCTGCCCGCCGCGTCCGTGGTCCCGAGCTACGCCGGCATGCCGCTCGGTTCCACCCACACCGAGGCCGACGTGCGCGGCGAGGTCGACTGGGCGGCGCTGGCCGCCGCCCCGGGCCCGCTGGTGCTGCACGCGACGTCGGGTCACCTGGCCGAGACCGCCAGCGCGCTCACCGAGCACGGCATGGCGCCCCAGACCCCGGCCGCCATCACCATCAACGGCACCACCTGTGCGCAGCGCACCATCGAGGCCACACTCGCGACCCTCAACGAGCAGGGCAACGCGCTCACCGGTCCGCTGATCGTCACGGTCGGCAAGGTCGTGGGTGCGCGCGGCAAGCTGTCGTGGTGGGAATCGCGCGCCCTGTACGGCTGGACCGTCCTGGTGCCGCGGACCAAGGACCAGGCCGGCGACATGAGCGAACGGCTCGTCAGCCACGGGGCTATGCCCAAGGAGGTGCCGACCATCGCGGTCGAGCCACCGCGGAGTCCCGCGCAGATGGAACGCGCCGTCAAGGGTCTCGTCGACGGGCGCTACCAGTGGGTGGTGTTCACCTCGACCAACGCGGTCCGCGCGGTGTGGGAGAAGTTCGCCGAGTTCGGGCTCGACGCCCGGGCGTTCTCCGGCGTCAAGATCGCCTGCGTCGGTGAGGCCACCGCCGAGAAGGTGCGGTCCTTCGGTATCAACCCCGAACTCGTGCCGTCGGGTGAGCAGAGCTCGCTCGGTCTCCTCGAGGACTTCCCGCCCTACGACGACGTCTTCGACCCGGTGAACCGAGTCCTGTTGCCGCGCGCCGACATTGCCACCGAGACCCTGTCCGAGGGGCTGCGTGACCGTGGCTGGGAGATCGACGACGTCACCGCGTACCGCACCGTGCGCGCCGCACCGCCGCCCGCCGAGACGCGCGAGATGATCAAGACCGGCGGTTTCGACGCGGTCTGTTTCACCTCCAGCTCGACCGTCCGCAATCTCGTCGGCATCGCCGGAAAGCCGCACGCGCGCACCATCGTCGCGTGCATCGGACCCAAGACTGCCGAGACCGCAACGGAATTCGGCCTCCGGGTGGACGTGCAGCCGGAGAACGCCTCGGTACTCGAACTCGTCGACGCACTCGCCGAGCACGCCGCCCGACTGCGGGCCGAGGGCGCACTTCCGCCCCCGCGCAAGAAGTCTCGCCGCTCGCGTTCCTGA
- a CDS encoding TetR family transcriptional regulator, whose amino-acid sequence MSVADTDPAAFRTRVVAESIRLFSEHGYESTTVDQLAAAAGMSRRTFFRQFGSKEDVIFADHESLLAQVGDRLAASDEDPWLAVCAAAELVFAHFVRDRELAVRRAQVVQEVPALRDRELVTTYRYQGAFEEFLRARLPGESPVRVVAYVAAVTGTHNFLLRQMIRGDAEATPERLRDELHRVAMALGAGGAGGASVPGGGSRGQVTVVAYPAGMSRSEVARRVAEELGED is encoded by the coding sequence ATGTCAGTCGCGGACACCGATCCGGCCGCCTTCCGGACGCGCGTCGTCGCCGAGTCCATCCGGTTGTTCAGCGAACACGGGTACGAGTCGACGACCGTCGACCAGCTCGCGGCCGCCGCCGGGATGTCCCGCCGTACGTTCTTCCGGCAGTTCGGGTCGAAGGAAGACGTGATCTTCGCCGATCACGAGTCGCTGCTCGCGCAGGTCGGCGACCGGCTCGCGGCCTCCGACGAGGATCCGTGGCTGGCGGTATGTGCGGCGGCCGAGCTGGTCTTCGCCCACTTCGTCCGGGATCGCGAACTCGCGGTGCGGCGCGCACAGGTGGTGCAGGAGGTGCCCGCGCTGCGGGATCGGGAGCTGGTGACGACGTACCGCTACCAGGGTGCGTTCGAGGAGTTCCTGCGCGCACGGTTGCCCGGCGAGTCGCCGGTGCGGGTGGTTGCCTACGTCGCGGCGGTCACGGGCACCCACAACTTCCTGCTGCGGCAGATGATCCGCGGCGACGCCGAAGCCACCCCCGAACGACTGCGGGACGAGCTGCACCGAGTGGCGATGGCACTCGGTGCCGGCGGCGCCGGCGGCGCATCGGTCCCGGGCGGCGGGTCGCGCGGACAGGTCACCGTGGTTGCCTATCCGGCCGGGATGTCTCGCTCGGAAGTCGCACGTCGGGTGGCCGAAGAGCTGGGGGAGGACTGA
- a CDS encoding acyl-CoA dehydrogenase: protein MGYGNPDFNVFELPEEHIALREAIRALSEKEIEPHAADVDENSRFPQEALDALVASGFNAIHVPEEYGGQGGDSIAACIVIEEVARVDASSSLIPAVNKLGTMGLILNGSDELKQQVLPGIAAGEDMASYALSEREAGSDAAGMKTRARKDGNNWVLNGSKCWITNGGKSSWYTVMAVTDPEKKANGISAFMVHKDDPGFTVGPLEKKLGIKGSPTAELYFEDCTIPLDRIIGDEGTGFKTALQTLDHTRPTIGAQAVGIAQGALDQAIAYVKDRKQFGKPISSFQGVEFMIADMAMKVEAARLMVYTSAARAERGEKNLGFISSASKCFASDVAMEVTTDAVQLFGGAGYTRDFPVERMMRDAKITQIYEGTNQIQRVVMSRALLR from the coding sequence ATGGGCTACGGAAATCCCGACTTCAACGTCTTCGAGCTCCCGGAAGAGCACATCGCGCTGCGCGAGGCGATCCGTGCGCTCTCGGAGAAGGAGATCGAGCCGCACGCCGCCGACGTCGACGAGAACTCGCGGTTCCCGCAAGAGGCGCTCGACGCCCTCGTCGCATCGGGTTTCAACGCCATCCACGTGCCCGAGGAATACGGCGGCCAGGGTGGCGACTCCATCGCCGCCTGCATCGTCATCGAAGAGGTCGCCCGCGTCGACGCATCGTCGTCGCTCATTCCCGCGGTCAACAAGCTCGGCACCATGGGCCTGATCCTCAACGGCTCCGACGAGCTCAAGCAGCAGGTGCTACCCGGCATCGCCGCCGGTGAGGACATGGCGTCGTACGCCCTGAGCGAGCGCGAGGCCGGTTCGGATGCCGCGGGCATGAAGACCCGCGCCCGTAAGGACGGCAACAACTGGGTCCTCAACGGCTCCAAGTGCTGGATCACCAACGGCGGCAAGTCGAGCTGGTACACCGTGATGGCCGTGACGGACCCGGAGAAGAAGGCCAACGGCATCTCCGCGTTCATGGTCCACAAGGACGACCCCGGCTTCACCGTCGGACCGCTGGAGAAGAAGCTCGGCATCAAGGGTTCGCCGACCGCGGAGCTGTACTTCGAGGACTGCACCATCCCGCTCGACCGCATCATCGGCGACGAGGGCACGGGCTTCAAGACCGCCCTGCAGACCCTCGACCACACCCGCCCGACCATCGGCGCGCAGGCCGTCGGCATCGCGCAGGGCGCGCTCGACCAGGCCATCGCATATGTCAAGGACCGCAAGCAGTTCGGCAAGCCGATCAGCTCGTTCCAGGGTGTCGAGTTCATGATCGCCGACATGGCGATGAAGGTCGAGGCCGCTCGCCTCATGGTCTACACCTCGGCCGCTCGCGCCGAGCGCGGCGAGAAGAATCTGGGCTTCATCTCCTCGGCGTCGAAGTGCTTCGCCTCCGACGTCGCCATGGAGGTCACCACCGACGCCGTCCAGCTCTTCGGCGGTGCCGGTTACACCCGCGACTTCCCGGTCGAGCGCATGATGCGCGACGCCAAGATCACCCAGATCTACGAGGGCACCAACCAGATCCAGCGCGTCGTCATGAGCCGCGCGCTCCTGCGCTGA